A region of the Chelmon rostratus isolate fCheRos1 chromosome 1, fCheRos1.pri, whole genome shotgun sequence genome:
tcaatgttgacacacttcatatatctaatgtgcataaacttattttctgtttgcatttcagacagtacaggCTGGTCGCCTATCGCATCATAATGGAATGGGCTCTGAAAGGACAGACGCTTGGTCCTGGCAACAGAAGAGTTCTTCCCTCCTGCGTGGTGGCGCTAATAAGAAGAACATATCCATCACCAAGTGGACAATATGCTGGTTTCaaagagtcaaatgatgcactgcaattgttttagaattttaaaaatcaaaagctttactgtgaatttctttttgacgtgcaattttctaaaaatacaaaacaaatgtaaagacacaaatgtaaataaacaatgtaaataaacacacttctatgacaatatatgtatatacagtctcagtcatctttctcagtggcaggtgtctcatgaaagcgtgatttgtgtgctgaaaccaattcagccttgtttggctttggtgttgGGGCAATGTTGGCTGGTATGATGACTGGAGGATGTATGTGGAAAGCTGGGTCTCCGAGCTTCACATTGGTGTCAAGCCGTCGTTGGATGACCTTCTCCACCAAATCTTTCGGgaactcctgtgttgttggctcatacagtcttcttgcaacccactgatttgactgccgtgaatggaagacattatatctctcttgtcctaggaaaaaggaaatggggggggggggggggggggacacacaAGATAGGATGGTGTATGATCATTATATATGAAACTCaatatggtaatgtgtgtcctgtgatgctgtgcgAATGCTATTTATGAGCTTACAAATAGGTATCTCTAAAATAGAAAGGCAAACTAAgatgtaattcatttgtatAACAGACAGTTATACTAAAACAGTTATATAGAGTTTTCAAAATGGTCTTggtctactttttactcagatAAGTAATCAAGAAACATTATCTGTTAGCAGGCAATGTCTAGCAGCTAGActacagtctgatttcagaaagtgcctgcttcgagttctcatgtcatttttttggacgGATTTCCAAATTACACGGGCAGGGTGCATCATTTGTCCCAATGTCAGAAATTCTTCTAGTAGCctaccaaattttaaaatgtgacaatctgaaaataaaatctgtggaattttTAGCTCAAACATATGCTGGGTGCTGCCGTTATTTCTCCAGTCTAGAATCTGACAAGGGTAGCTTTATCTTCATTATGCTAGCCAACGCCGTCATGGACTTCTCGTACACGCATAGAAACCATGCACATTCCACGTAGTAATTAGTTTCTGACCATTGTAATAACAGTGTAGCCAAcatattatgtatgtgaaacatcattggtgacatgacaccgatagatgaatatgtttcactcactgagatAGAATATATCTCAGTGCTTGCACTCGCATAGCCCGCGGTGCATCACCAGAAGACTATACACGGAtgctatagaaaatatgtggtacaattttgtttacctggggtgcaggtacagcagtgctcttcaaaatacgtctctttgtctgtccttctggaagTCGTCCTCGCTGAAGTGGTCACTGCACACGCGAAGCTTTCTCATCTTCGGTAGTTGGGTGAGCTCCACGTTCAAGCCCAGAGAAAAGTAGCCAAAGTCTCCTCAAAGCTACATTCGTCAAAGGGAATCGGTGGAATGTTTGAGGAGAcccactctcatctttgttggtaCAGCCTGGATAGGCACAAGTGCGCACCATGTCTCTATCtcgtttttccaaataaagaatagccggtggacttcttctctctctccttctcctagcTCTAAAACTAGCTCGTTTGCGTTGCGTCGtctgcactctgtaaacacCATCGAACACTGACGAGAGATCAGTTGGCTCGCACACAACGGTTAGCACTGAcagcgcgcattgatcgcaattgggataaagttagacccaaacgataacgaggtgtgacgttttgtggttgacgtcttttgttatgcaaataaatcactgattcgaatgagtgctgttttgagaggaaaaacgtgtgccttatctggccccaggaaacctaccggaactactttcgcactgaccacaactggccagatctcggctcagaggacactttgggggcgaagtcagtgtgagagcacgagactgtagatgttgatgccatacagattaatgtgtaaaatgccgaactatccctttaactGCCATTAATACAAGAATGGTGGTAAAATcagtacagacagcagcaaTGCTATAACTGTGTAATAGTATTCAGCAGAATAACCTGTTTTGAGATATGAGCTATTCATAGCCCTCAATCTAAATATGTTCCAGGCTACTTTCGTGTTGGTGAAGCATCTTGTCTTCTCATTTTTAACCTTGCTAGCAGTTTCACTCTGGGGATGATTTCTTGCCAAAcaaattcttttaaaatgacattatcCTGAgtctcagctgcactttgaaTTCAGTGTTCATTACATATGAATATGCTAAGTCAGCGTGTTGATTATGAAGCAGCACCTGCTAACCACTGTCACTGTGACCATGCTCGTGTTTTTACTTCAAAGAATGGCTGTGCCTTTGTACCAGCCTATGTACAGTatcaacattattattttgtcaACCTTAGTTTATGACTCACTATAAATCAACCCACATTTTCACCTGATTTCTTTGGAGTAAAGAGCAGTGCTTCTTTTAAAGGCATTGGCGGGATACACTGGAAAACATCAGTTCTAGAAAACTGAACACAGACAATCCTGGCAATGCTGCAGGCTCAGACTGGGCTGAGGTCATTTCAGTAATGTGAATGTGCTGCCAAGAAATCAAGTTAAGGCCCCTGTGCAGCACAAGTCTGAATACAGATAACTTGCCCTGCATATCTTTGGACTGAGATTTTGCACTTAAGCAGCTGACTTATGTATCAAACCCTGAATACAGCCCAGCAATTCTCCATAAGCCAAATTTTGCTGGAAGTATATACTCCATTCATTTTCCGATCACATCAGTGTTTCTGAACCTTCTCCAGCACCTGATCCCACAGACCTCTTTCACAGCAGACTACTTGACTTTGATCAAACAGTCTGACATTATGGGGAACATTTAAATATCAGCTTTCTTGCTGATAGTCACATGAGAAGGCTGATATCACTCTCACGCCAGGGGTACACTCATGATTGAACACCCTGCTACGCTGTTCACCACAAAGTTGGAAGTGGTCGACAGCGCATGAGGCGTACGTGGAGCTGCTCGGCCATGAAAACCCAATCTACGAAACTCCCAACACACAGTGGTGCCCATGTTGCTTCCAGAGGCGGCCGAGAACTGACTAGTGAGTGATGCAACGTATGATTGTTACGTGCTCAGTTCAGCACTGGTTGGTCCCACTCTGAGTCTGCCTGGTCTTCCACTTTCTGGCTGAGCTGTCGTTGCTCACGCTTGACACTTCTACTTCACAATGACAGCACTTACAGATGAAGTATATAAGATGTGGCAAAGATGGAAGCCAATAATAGTGCCATGTGTCAAGTCACTGAACTCATTATGACCCATTCTGAATTCTAAATGTTTGCCTACAGCGATTTCATTGCTATGTGCTGAATTTTATGCaaaattttatttatgttagCAAAAGGTGTGGCTGAAACACCTGAATGAGCAGACTTGGTAGACATATGTTTACACTTCGaacagagcaaggctagctgtttctccctgcttcaATAACCTACTTTacgctaagctaggctaatcgcCTGTAGCTCCAACTCTGTACCTATCTGACACAAATAAGAGTGGCATCAAATCTCCTCATCTCGCAAATGATCATTAAATAATGAGAAAGTTTAACACGGTCTGTTTTACCttgaatatttgctgtttatgCATGAAGCTGTTGAGATGAATGATTGCACTTACAACTGTAGTCCCAGAGGTGGGGCAGAGGTCGGTCAGGCCGAGTGTGTCTGTAAAGTGTGTCAGAAAACTGGTCCCCTGGCCTTTaccacagcagctcagctgaaacacacacacaaaaaaacacagtgattgTCTGTGTCCTCTACACAGCACTTCAGTAACTTTCAAATGTTCACCGCTACACATAAATACGTTCACTGAGAGGTTTGAAAGGATTCAGATTGAATAAGTGGAAAATGGATTTAGATCGGATAGAATGCAAAAAACCAAAGAATGAGTAGACTCTGATGTTAAGTGGTGCATTCATGAAGCACAATGCATCCCCGTTCTTTGAATGCTACCGACCAAGACACAGCACAAGTTTACGCCGCTGTGATCGTGCATGGGGACCatcgtcaaagacaaaaaaaatttaGTCTGATCCTGGCACCACGGTAATGTTTGATCAATGAACCATTGTCTTTTGTGGTGGGGGGTGTATTTTAACCTCATATATACATTTAATAACTTTTCTGAATATAGATGATATATTCCATAATGTGTGTTCATACCGTCTCATGGAAGACCTTGAGCACGGAGGCAGCAGCCTTTTTCTTGTTCTGGTCAGTGAGGCTTTGTGCTATGGCCTTGTCGTACACAGAGTCATAGTAGTTAATCATCTCCCTCGACACCTAGAACAGGAACAAAGAGGTTTCGATGGGTTCAGCATCAAACTTAAAGCTGACTCTGGTTACCTGTGTTCAAGTGTATGAGTCAGTTTGAAGCGTTAGTAAGAGAGCAAAGGGTAAAATCACAAATCATTCAAACTTATATTAGCAACAAACTTCATTTCACCTATATATCAAAAGCaccaaataataaaacaagacattggACATCTAGTGAGGGAACCTGTAAGTGTTAAGAGGCAATTCAGGCATAATATATCAGAAAgtctgaaaacagcattaaCAAACGTGAGTCCTGACATTTCTGGCTGGAGACTTGTTTCAGATCTTTCTTTAAGGACCTGTAGAGGTGTTTACTGTACTTTTGGACTCAGTGTTGCATGACTATTTTAACCTGTAGTGTATGTTTGCAGTCTTACAGTGTCTCTGTGCATGAAGCCCCAGATTCCAGCGGCAACTTCGCAGGCAAACAAGATGACCAGGCAGGCGAAGAACTGCAGGACAGAAGAGAAGCATCAGATAAGTGGTCCATTTAGGATTTAGCTCTCGGAGGTTTTAACTTAACTGTGacaaaaaatgacacaaaataaagttaaaggTGCCtggtggagttttcttgtaaacaacaAAAGTTATGTTGTGGCACTGTATATATCCTGAAGTGTTGAGAgtttatttccttcctcataaaacatttgcaaagacGATTTTCAAAGTATTGTAAATCTCTTGTTTATATCCATGTTTACGTCCAcgtgtcttcttcttccctgcctttgcTGGCACACACTGCAGCATACCTTGGCGTGTTACCGCCATCTGTTGATCAGTGCAATGTGTGACACCAGTGTGTGGACTATATCGGAGGACACGCTCATTGAAAAACAGCTGCGTAGTGCTCCTAGAGGTcgaaaactccacagggaactGTTAGATGGAACTGTGACTCACAGTTCCCAGTAGACACTGGGACTCCTGGATGGCGCCATAGCATCCAAGGAAACCAACCACCATCATCACCGCGCCGACTGCAATCAGGATGTGGAcacctggacagacagacagacagacagtatgGCCTCATTTAATATCCATGGCAACACGTACATTGACAGGTAGAAATAAGAGGGCTGACAGGAGTGCTGCAGGGACATCTAGCATACTTGATCATCATGCTTTCATCTGcttcagagagacaaacaagTTAATGTAAACACTTCCAAGAATTACTACAAGAATGGAAACCACTAAAAGACTTTAAAACCATTGTGGTTTTGAAGCTTTGCAAGTGTCCTCCACCCCACTCTAATCCCTCCATGCATGCAGTAACATCTGATGGACAGCAGAAGGCACAATCTTGCTTTTATGCCAGTAGAATAAAGTGAGTCATGTTCCAGTTATGTTCTCAGGAAgttgtttggtgttttcttATACAAAGTGGCCGCCTCATAGTTCAACACATCATTTTTCATCCACGACATTAAACAGGCTGTTTTCGCTCTCCTCGGACACACTTTCAGTAGGAGCTTCCACGTGTTTCCTGTGTTATGCTGTCGGATGCTTGCAGGTTAATGTTTGACTTTATGGAGGACGGCGGGGGTGCAGCATGGAAAgaaagacgtgtgtgtgtgtatgtgctcgACTGTCTTTTCAGAAACGGCCATTTCTCAGCTTTGCCTCTTGCTCTTAGTTCTGTTAATCTCAGGAGGTGAGTGGTTGTAAACCCCAGCTGTGCATTAGCATTTTTAGTCTAACAACtgagaaagggaaggaaaaataaaagttcagGTCAAAGGTCTGATACAGGCTAAAAGCTGAGTGGAAACAGAAACTCAGCAAAGCAGAAGTAAAGAATTTCACACAAAGCATTATTATTTCTGCAACTGTTCAGCATTGATTGTATGGGAAGCCTGTGAGAAAAGCGGCACTTTAATCAACAAAATATGACTTCTTGTTATTCCTGTAGAATAATCTGCTGTTCCTGCACATTTTAGTCCAATACATAGAAAATTACTGTGCAATACTGTGTTTAGACTGTTAAATGTCTTTCCTTACACTAGTTTAGTTTCCATTAAGTGCAGTAAACATGAAAATGAGGTTAagatgaaagagatgaaaggTTTGGAAATATGAGATAGAAGTGATCCTTGAACAATATCCCAGCAACAGACAAAAACTATGAAGCCCCGAAGCGTTCAATATTACAGAAACAAGTAGTTATAAAATAGTCACATGAATAAATagtttaaaatacacaaattaaaTAACAATGACGTAAACATCTGCATCTGTTATCGCACCATTCTTTTATTATTGCAAtggttattttatttcatttcactttatgACCCTTTTCAAAAgtcaaatttcacatttcatttcatgtcagaGTTTCTcttaaaacatgtaaatatgtcaGTATGTAAAGCAAGCTGAGGCCCCACCTTTTCAAATGTTGGCAACACTTGAACAAGTccaccttttttctgtttttgtaaaacAACTGATCAAAGACATGAGGCTACAGTGAGTAAAAGGTGACAGGagaaactgtttgtgtttcaaaaATGCTATTTGGTTTCACATGATCATTGATttcatttagtgttttttatttaattaatagTGAACACTTTAGGGatccataaataaaaaaaaatgtctaacATATAACAAAATCATTTTTGGGCATACGTCATGGgtagaaatatttaaaaattgaAGTATAAATATTGATGGCAGTGGGCACCAGTGGGCTAGGAGTGCAGCTCTCTGTGTTCAGCCCCAGCATCATTACTCCTGCTTGTCTGCTCAGACATAATTCGATTCTGGACCACTAACGATTCTGGTCCCATACCTCGTATATCCCATCCCCCACGTCTTTCTGCCCACAGAGCCTCAGCCACTCTCACACACCAACGCTAATTTATAAATCGATATCCTGGAGACTGCCCAAGTGCTCCTTCCATCTCTTATATTGTGGTCCTCCCCTCTGACACgtcttttcctgtctgtcttgatTTAATCTACTCATGGATCTTCTGTCATTATGCTCCATGTCTGCTTCATCTCATCAGGCCTTCTGCATCTCCCTTGTATAGTCTGAAGAGGAGCTCATGGATTACGTGACTCTCAACATTGCAGCATTGGCATGACATGTGCCTAGATCATCTCATTTCAAGGCTACAAATGAATAGGCCACCCAAATAAAGAGATAATAAGCAGTAAGAAATGGTTCCCAACAGAattaaattttttaaaaatctagtATTAAATTTGGTCCTTAAGGTGACAGTCAGGTTGTATGCTTTAACCAAAATGGTTATCTTGGATGGTTGATCAGTGTCTCAATTTCCTGCTCGCTCTCAGAAATCAACAACTACAAGCACTTTGTGCAGAGACAAAGGCAAGTGAATGCAACATCATAGCCTTAGAGGAGAGATAAGTGCAAAGGTGAACACCTTGCTGTTCGAACAGCTATGCAGATAACACTCTTGCTATCATACAACCTAATCTGTCTGGAGTTTACCCCGACCTGCATGGGCATTTTGTGAGGggagtctacagccatgttagcggctctgtgaggctttactTCGGCAGAGTGCATTCAGCTAACCTGCTGTTGTTTagtaacatttaaaatgttcaccatcttagtttagcgtgtttAGCCAACATCTGCTAaatagcactaaacacaaagcactgctAAGGCTGACAGGAATGTCATCTgtgttgcaggtatttggtcaggGCATCAACTATCTTATTAAAATGTACAACTATGTATGcaatatataatatacaatgTCTAACACACCAAAACTGAATTGGAATGTcttgtgaaaaatgctttttgtagAGCTTTTAAACACAGACCTCATTTGAAGGTGGAGTTGTCAAGATATAATTCAAATCTAAAACCTATTGTCTTTAATAAGGTTGATCAAAATTTAGGAAAACCTATTTATCTTTTataatgaacacaaacagaaagtaaCTGCTTCCACCTATGTTGTTGAAATTCAGCCTATTGTGTTGGTCCATCCGCTCACTGCTGCAAATAACATATAGTACAGGTGATATTTCCCTGAGATAATCATGCTAATCCAACAGCGTACCTCCAAACATTTTATCCAGATGCATTTCTGGTGAAGTCATCCAACTATTGTTTATTATACAATGCAAGCCTTcctttctgctgcttcctgttcccTGTTATATTTTGGTAGTTTATTATTCATACTCCAGTCCAGCCATGGAAGGACATCAACCTTTAACATggaatttcatgaaaatcttcTCAACCCGCAGACAGCGTGTCAACACGGTAGACAAAACTATAAACGCTACAAAAATCGTTGCGCAGCTGTTTGCAGAGCTGTGATACTCTCACTGTACGCTACCTGCCTGCCAACAAATGGCTGACAGCATAGCCAGTAACTCGTGGCTGTCTAGTAGCTAAAGCCAGTTTCTACAGATCAACCTTTAAGACAGCAGCTAGcataaaaggagagtgaattcTGGACTAACATGGTGACAAGGTTTTCTGCTGCCCTAGTGGCCaaagagaaaaccaaaaacagaacagtGAGACATGAGTTTTGTAGCAGCCGTATTTAACGTTCTGCTATGTAATGCTCCCTCAGGAAACTACCGATGTCTGACTCTCTCAAATGCAACACAATGACTGTACACTAAGGCTTTAGAGATCAGTATCGTCTCCAGGCACATGAGTGTATTCCTCTTCCAtcaaaatgtttggtttttgctCATCAATAATTCCAGCCgtggtttgttttgttctcaatCAATACCTTACACCATAACAAGGGTGCTTCCTTTTTTCCACAGACAGTTATGACAGGCCTAGCTGTAGTCCACGACGTGAATCTGTGATTTAATGTTGGAAGTTAGAGTCCGGTTTGAAGAGCAGCATGTGGATCATGGGCAGAACTGAACATGGACATGTAAGGTTTCAATCTCTTCCTGGACGAGCCCATTTCATTCCAAACTATTTGAGAGCTCTGAGAGGGAACATGTCTGTCTGACTCTAATTCTGTTTTTGCGAGCTGCTACTGTAACCCATAGGATATGTATAAAACCCCTGTCGGTCTGGTACAGCTATGGGACTGACAAAAAAACCCAGTGTGTCACATTGGGTTCACTCTTCTGGGAATCACCTTCATTGTCCCAGTACCGTGGCAACAGCCTTCTGAATAAGTGAATGATTATGTGAGTGGGTCAAGTAGTTCAAGTAATAACTTCCTGAAGCTCCAGTAGCCTTAGTCATTTACTGGATGTGAAAGGTAA
Encoded here:
- the LOC121605313 gene encoding CD81 protein-like — its product is MGVEGCTKCIKYMLFFFNFIFWLAGGVILGVALWLRHDPKTSNLLDLEFDGDHAPSTFYISVHILIAVGAVMMVVGFLGCYGAIQESQCLLGTFFACLVILFACEVAAGIWGFMHRDTVSREMINYYDSVYDKAIAQSLTDQNKKKAAASVLKVFHETLSCCGKGQGTSFLTHFTDTLGLTDLCPTSGTTVSCHQRIQELFSDKIYLIGIAALVVAVIMIFEMIFSMVLCCGIRNSPVY